From a region of the Coleofasciculus sp. FACHB-1120 genome:
- a CDS encoding 6-carboxytetrahydropterin synthase, with protein MRCIINRRAQFSASHRYWLPELSQAENTQAFGRCTQSPGHGHNYVLFVSLAGDLDEYGMVQNLSEVKRVIKQEVTSQLDFCYLNDVWSEFQQTLPTTENIARVIWQRLAPHLPLVNIQLFEHPELWADYQGNGMEAYLTIGTHFSAAHRLAHPNLSYEENCEIYGKCARPNGHGHNYHLEVTVQGEIDPRTGMVVDLGALNKVVEDYVLEPFDHTFLNKDIAYFAQVVPTAENIAIHIRNLLQEPIRELGAKLHKVKLVESPNNSCEVYCTETVQDSVGIQESDRTLMPVSP; from the coding sequence ATGAGATGCATCATCAACCGCCGCGCTCAGTTTTCGGCGAGCCACCGTTATTGGCTGCCAGAACTGAGTCAAGCGGAGAATACACAAGCGTTTGGTCGCTGCACTCAATCGCCCGGACACGGACACAACTACGTTTTGTTTGTCTCTCTTGCCGGGGATCTGGATGAGTATGGCATGGTGCAAAACTTGTCGGAAGTCAAACGGGTGATTAAACAGGAAGTCACCAGCCAGCTAGACTTCTGTTATCTCAACGATGTTTGGTCAGAATTTCAACAAACCCTGCCCACTACAGAAAACATCGCGCGGGTGATTTGGCAACGTCTGGCACCCCACTTACCGCTGGTAAATATTCAATTATTTGAACATCCCGAACTCTGGGCTGACTATCAAGGAAACGGAATGGAAGCGTATCTGACAATTGGTACCCACTTTAGCGCCGCTCACAGACTGGCTCATCCGAACCTGAGCTACGAAGAAAACTGCGAGATTTATGGCAAATGCGCTCGTCCCAACGGTCACGGGCACAACTACCATTTGGAAGTAACAGTTCAAGGCGAAATTGATCCGCGCACGGGCATGGTTGTGGATTTAGGAGCCTTAAATAAGGTCGTGGAAGATTATGTACTTGAGCCGTTTGACCATACTTTCCTGAACAAGGATATCGCCTATTTTGCCCAAGTTGTTCCTACGGCTGAGAATATTGCCATTCATATCCGAAATCTTTTGCAAGAGCCTATCCGGGAACTGGGAGCAAAGTTGCATAAGGTCAAACTGGTTGAAAGTCCAAATAATTCGTGTGAAGTGTACTGTACCGAAACCGTTCAAGACTCAGTGGGAATTCAAGAGAGCGATCGCACTCTAATGCCTGTATCTCCTTGA
- a CDS encoding tetratricopeptide repeat protein, with the protein MDRRVNHHNSQHEGDLPEEERITVVPPTEISAHRQYVPTIDNYTKGEADRLLEQGAQQHQNGQFEASRLSFHQALTVYYELQDQRGAGRTLGNLGLVYYALGNFAKAVEYSEQSLAIAQSIKDQRLESQALGNIGNSYRHLGNHAKAIEFQQQSLLVVRELKDLSAEVAALNNLGLAYKALGDYSAAIEYQHQSLIVARDLQDQEAEGQILRNLGNACYALGDYVKAIAYYKQRLALVQQTGDHRIEVQILRNLGNACYAIGDYSAAIGYGEQRLAIASETDDLRSQEQALSHLGVAYEALSNYAKAIEYYEQRLRIARTLQDSRVEGQALGSLRVACYALGDYAKVMEYDQ; encoded by the coding sequence ATGGATCGCCGCGTTAACCATCACAACAGCCAGCATGAGGGCGACCTACCTGAGGAGGAACGCATCACCGTGGTTCCTCCTACAGAGATTAGCGCTCATCGCCAATATGTGCCAACAATCGATAATTATACGAAGGGAGAAGCTGACCGACTGCTGGAGCAAGGTGCCCAGCAGCACCAAAATGGTCAATTTGAGGCGTCGCGACTCTCTTTTCATCAAGCCCTCACAGTCTACTACGAACTTCAAGACCAGAGAGGAGCAGGAAGAACTCTTGGCAATTTGGGGCTAGTCTACTATGCCTTAGGAAATTTTGCCAAAGCGGTTGAGTATTCTGAGCAAAGTTTAGCGATCGCTCAAAGTATCAAAGATCAGCGATTGGAAAGTCAGGCGCTGGGAAATATCGGCAATTCCTACCGTCACTTAGGCAACCATGCCAAAGCCATTGAGTTTCAGCAACAAAGTCTGCTAGTCGTGCGGGAACTGAAAGACTTGAGTGCAGAGGTGGCGGCGCTGAACAATCTTGGACTGGCTTACAAGGCACTGGGAGACTACTCAGCAGCGATTGAATACCAGCATCAGAGTTTGATCGTCGCGCGGGATCTTCAAGATCAGGAGGCAGAGGGTCAGATCCTGAGAAATTTGGGAAATGCTTGCTACGCTCTGGGAGACTATGTCAAAGCGATCGCTTACTATAAGCAGCGTTTAGCACTCGTGCAGCAGACGGGAGATCACCGCATTGAGGTACAGATTCTGAGAAATCTGGGGAATGCTTGCTACGCAATCGGGGACTACTCGGCAGCAATTGGCTACGGAGAGCAACGCCTAGCGATCGCTTCGGAAACTGATGACCTCCGCTCCCAAGAGCAGGCACTTTCGCATTTAGGAGTGGCTTACGAGGCATTGAGCAACTACGCTAAAGCAATTGAGTATTACGAACAACGCTTGAGGATAGCGCGAACCCTCCAAGACAGCCGAGTAGAAGGGCAGGCTTTGGGAAGTCTCCGAGTGGCTTGCTATGCTTTGGGCGATTACGCCAAAGTGATGGAGTACGACCAGTAG
- a CDS encoding CAAD domain-containing protein, translated as MQTDYSAPDTEKTQVEVKIDAPGELAALPPATQSTEKWQQIGEQISAFFAELPEYLGEFFSEYQRPLTTVGLILAGIITVKVTLAVLDALNDIPLLAPTFELVGIGYSAWFVYRYLLRASNRQELSEEFKTLKAQVVGGDSTNS; from the coding sequence ATGCAAACTGATTATTCCGCCCCAGACACCGAAAAAACCCAGGTAGAAGTGAAAATTGACGCCCCAGGCGAATTGGCAGCGCTACCCCCAGCCACGCAATCAACGGAAAAATGGCAGCAAATTGGAGAGCAAATTTCCGCATTTTTCGCAGAACTGCCAGAATATTTGGGTGAGTTCTTCTCGGAGTACCAGCGCCCTCTGACTACTGTGGGTTTAATATTAGCTGGCATCATCACCGTGAAGGTGACACTAGCGGTTCTGGATGCACTCAATGATATTCCCCTGCTAGCGCCGACCTTTGAACTGGTGGGAATTGGCTACTCAGCTTGGTTTGTGTACCGCTACTTACTCCGAGCCTCTAATCGTCAGGAGTTGTCCGAAGAGTTTAAAACCCTCAAGGCGCAAGTGGTTGGCGGGGATTCCACTAACTCGTAA
- a CDS encoding pentapeptide repeat-containing protein, translating into MDGDEVLTRYAAGERDFRKLDLKAANLEGANLPQVDFSETILEGVNLAGANLRGVNLTGADLSGANLSRADLTGADLTGADLIGANFDKARLIGTRLVKTEPIGAELTGANLTGANLTGADMRRANLSYANLSDAILCEANLSSALLIGVNLNRTDLIKANLSQADLSETDLNGADLSGAEMSETIMPIDHFTPDETPSELE; encoded by the coding sequence ATGGATGGGGATGAGGTTTTAACGCGATATGCCGCTGGAGAACGCGATTTCCGGAAGTTAGATTTGAAGGCGGCAAATCTGGAAGGAGCCAACCTGCCTCAGGTCGATTTTAGCGAAACGATTCTAGAGGGAGTTAACCTAGCCGGAGCCAATCTGCGAGGGGTAAACCTAACAGGTGCTGACCTGAGTGGGGCAAACTTGAGTCGTGCTGACCTAACAGGTGCTGACCTAACAGGTGCTGACTTGATCGGGGCGAATTTTGATAAAGCCAGACTGATTGGTACAAGGCTAGTGAAAACTGAACCGATTGGAGCTGAGCTAACTGGAGCTAACTTAACCGGCGCAAATCTGACTGGCGCAGATATGAGAAGGGCAAACTTGAGCTATGCCAACCTCAGCGATGCAATCTTGTGTGAAGCTAACCTGAGTAGCGCTCTACTCATTGGCGTAAATCTGAATAGAACCGACTTAATTAAGGCGAATTTGAGTCAAGCCGACTTAAGTGAAACCGATTTGAACGGAGCCGATTTAAGTGGAGCGGAAATGAGCGAGACAATTATGCCAATAGATCACTTTACACCCGACGAAACACCCAGCGAACTCGAATAA
- a CDS encoding pentapeptide repeat-containing protein → MDADELKRRYAEGERDFREVSLRRADLMGIDLSEANLRGADLREANLIGAYLIGVNLREANLNGAVLRANLSEANLIGASLIDVNLSEAILTEASLRAANLSGANLAGANLSHALLSETILRDANLTGAKLIDAPLSRSNLTNATLIGAVLEGANLTNAILIGANLEKANLANAILNGASAIGANLTGADLSRAKMSGTNLTNVILIKANLRGANLSWATLRGANLTGANLYRSKLCWSNLTGAILVEAVLIDANLNRVNFRDADMTGAIMPNAATHE, encoded by the coding sequence ATGGATGCCGATGAACTGAAACGGCGCTATGCAGAAGGCGAAAGAGATTTTCGCGAGGTAAGTCTGCGGAGAGCAGACCTGATGGGAATTGACCTCAGCGAAGCCAACCTCCGGGGAGCAGACCTGCGAGAAGCAAATCTAATTGGGGCATACCTCATCGGAGTGAACCTACGCGAGGCAAATCTAAATGGAGCCGTTCTCCGCGCCAACCTCAGTGAGGCAAATCTTATCGGCGCTAGCCTGATTGACGTCAACCTGAGCGAAGCGATTCTGACTGAAGCAAGTTTGCGAGCTGCCAATCTCAGCGGAGCCAACCTCGCCGGGGCTAATCTGAGTCACGCTCTTTTGAGCGAGACAATTCTTCGCGATGCCAATCTGACTGGAGCCAAACTGATTGATGCGCCCCTGAGTCGAAGTAACTTGACGAATGCTACTTTGATTGGAGCTGTGCTGGAAGGTGCTAACTTAACGAATGCCATCCTAATTGGAGCCAACCTGGAGAAAGCCAACTTAGCAAACGCTATTTTAAATGGAGCCAGTGCCATTGGAGCGAATCTTACTGGAGCAGACTTGAGCCGTGCCAAGATGAGCGGAACGAATCTAACCAATGTCATCTTGATTAAGGCAAATCTGAGGGGAGCTAATTTGAGTTGGGCGACTCTGCGAGGAGCGAATCTCACTGGAGCTAACTTGTACAGGTCAAAACTATGCTGGTCAAACCTGACTGGAGCGATTCTCGTTGAAGCGGTTCTAATTGACGCTAATCTAAATCGGGTCAATTTCCGTGACGCCGATATGACTGGTGCCATCATGCCAAATGCAGCCACGCACGAGTAA
- the ilvD gene encoding dihydroxy-acid dehydratase, producing MPENLRSQVVTQGVQRSPNRAMLRAVGFGDEDFTKPIVGIANGYSTITPCNMGLNDLAKRAEAGAKVAGAMPQMFGTITISDGISMGTEGMKYSLVSREVIADSIETVCNGQSMDGVLAVGGCDKNMPGAMIAIARMNIPAIFVYGGTIKPGHHNGRDLTVVSAFEAVGQHSAGKIDTNELLQVESKACPGAGSCGGMYTANTMSSAFEAMGMSLPYSSTMAAEDAEKAESAEKSALVLVEAIKKQLLPRQIVTRKAFENAISVIMAVGGSTNAVLHLIAIAHTIGVELCLDDFETIRARVPVLCDLKPSGQYVATDLHKAGGIPQVMKMLLVKDLLHGDALTITGQTIAEVLADVPEQPRADQDVIRPWDNPMYAQGHLAILRGNLATEGAVAKITGVKTPSITGPARVFESEEASLTAILAGKINRGDVLVIRYEGPKGGPGMREMLAPTSALIGAGLGDSVGLITDGRFSGGTYGMVVGHVAPEAAVGGTIALVEEGDTITIDARDRLLHLHVSDEELERRRAAWQPPKPRYTTGVLAKYAKLVSSSSVGAVTDLGLG from the coding sequence ATGCCGGAGAATTTGAGAAGCCAAGTCGTAACCCAAGGCGTACAGCGATCGCCCAACCGGGCTATGTTACGTGCTGTTGGTTTTGGAGATGAGGATTTTACGAAACCCATTGTGGGAATTGCCAATGGGTACAGCACCATTACCCCCTGCAATATGGGGTTAAATGATTTAGCGAAACGGGCTGAAGCTGGGGCAAAGGTGGCTGGGGCGATGCCTCAGATGTTCGGTACGATTACCATCAGCGACGGCATTTCGATGGGCACCGAAGGGATGAAGTATTCCCTGGTGTCGCGGGAGGTGATTGCCGACTCGATTGAGACTGTCTGTAACGGGCAGAGTATGGATGGAGTGCTGGCAGTTGGGGGCTGCGATAAGAATATGCCGGGAGCGATGATTGCGATCGCTCGGATGAATATTCCGGCTATTTTCGTTTATGGCGGTACGATTAAACCGGGGCATCACAACGGGCGCGATTTGACGGTTGTGAGTGCCTTTGAAGCGGTGGGGCAACACAGCGCTGGAAAAATTGACACCAATGAGTTGCTGCAAGTAGAAAGCAAGGCTTGTCCGGGTGCCGGTTCTTGCGGCGGGATGTATACCGCTAATACGATGTCTTCTGCTTTTGAAGCGATGGGAATGAGCTTGCCTTATTCTTCCACAATGGCAGCAGAAGATGCTGAGAAAGCAGAAAGTGCTGAGAAATCTGCTCTTGTCCTGGTAGAGGCAATCAAAAAACAACTTTTACCGCGACAGATTGTTACCCGAAAAGCGTTTGAGAATGCCATTTCTGTAATTATGGCAGTGGGCGGTTCTACGAATGCGGTGCTGCACTTAATCGCGATCGCTCATACAATTGGCGTCGAATTATGCTTGGATGATTTTGAAACGATTCGCGCCCGCGTTCCGGTTTTGTGCGATCTCAAGCCTAGCGGTCAGTATGTCGCCACTGACCTCCACAAAGCCGGTGGAATTCCCCAAGTGATGAAGATGCTCCTGGTAAAAGATTTGCTACATGGGGATGCCCTGACTATCACCGGACAAACCATTGCTGAAGTCTTGGCAGATGTCCCAGAACAGCCCCGCGCTGACCAAGATGTTATCCGTCCCTGGGATAACCCGATGTATGCTCAAGGACACCTAGCCATCCTGAGAGGCAATCTGGCAACGGAAGGGGCTGTTGCTAAAATTACTGGCGTCAAAACCCCTTCAATAACAGGCCCAGCGCGGGTGTTTGAATCTGAAGAAGCTTCCTTAACAGCAATTCTGGCTGGCAAGATCAACCGTGGAGATGTCTTGGTGATTCGCTACGAAGGCCCCAAGGGGGGGCCGGGAATGCGAGAAATGCTGGCTCCCACTTCTGCCCTAATTGGTGCAGGATTAGGGGATTCTGTCGGCTTGATTACCGATGGACGCTTCTCTGGTGGGACTTACGGCATGGTTGTCGGTCACGTAGCCCCAGAGGCGGCTGTAGGAGGCACGATCGCTCTCGTTGAAGAAGGCGATACGATTACAATTGATGCACGCGATCGCCTGTTACACCTTCATGTATCCGATGAAGAATTAGAACGTCGTCGCGCTGCTTGGCAACCGCCTAAACCGCGTTATACAACTGGCGTACTGGCAAAATATGCCAAGTTAGTCTCTTCTAGCAGTGTCGGTGCCGTGACGGATTTAGGCTTGGGTTGA
- a CDS encoding cytochrome P450 — protein sequence MNSDKLPPGRMGLPVLGETLAFVFDPKFIKKRYQQYGSIFKSHVIGKPTVFMVGPEAAEFVLSSHMDCFSWREGWPDNFKMLLGESLFVQDGEEHRRNRRLMMPALHGAALGNYVATMESITQSYLQKWQQKQEFTWFDEFKQLTFDIASQLLLGTNPGAEGVRLSQLFTRLTNGLFAINPLPLPFTQFGKAIAARNEILEHLSKVVRDRQQHPTKDVLSLLLQAKDEDGNGMSEKEIRAQAMLLLFAGHETTTSMLTWLCLELARHPEVLQRAREEQQQLASRGGVNLEQLGQMPYLDQILCEIERLHQPVGGGFRGVVKPFEFNGFQVPVGWQVVYSIIGTHQLATVYPEPERFDPDRFSPQRQEHKQRPFSLIGFGGGPRICIGIAFAKMEMKIVAAHLLRGYQWELLPNQRLDSVEVPTSHPRDKLRVRFQPLQVLCET from the coding sequence ATGAACAGCGATAAACTTCCTCCTGGCAGGATGGGATTGCCAGTGCTTGGCGAAACACTTGCGTTTGTGTTCGACCCCAAATTTATCAAAAAGCGCTATCAGCAATATGGCTCTATCTTTAAGAGCCATGTTATTGGCAAACCTACAGTTTTTATGGTTGGACCGGAGGCAGCGGAATTCGTCCTCTCTAGCCACATGGATTGTTTTTCGTGGCGTGAGGGATGGCCTGACAATTTTAAAATGCTGCTGGGCGAATCACTGTTTGTGCAAGATGGCGAGGAGCATCGTAGAAATCGCCGCCTGATGATGCCAGCTTTGCATGGCGCAGCGTTAGGAAACTACGTCGCCACAATGGAGTCAATTACGCAAAGCTATCTCCAAAAATGGCAGCAAAAACAGGAATTTACCTGGTTTGATGAGTTCAAACAGCTAACGTTTGATATCGCTAGCCAATTGTTGCTGGGTACCAATCCGGGGGCGGAAGGTGTTCGGTTGAGCCAGTTGTTTACAAGACTAACAAATGGGCTGTTTGCCATCAATCCGCTGCCTTTACCGTTTACGCAGTTTGGGAAAGCGATCGCGGCTCGTAACGAAATCTTAGAACATTTGAGCAAAGTGGTGCGCGATCGCCAGCAACATCCGACTAAAGACGTTCTCAGCCTTTTATTACAAGCTAAGGATGAAGACGGTAACGGCATGAGCGAAAAGGAAATCCGCGCCCAAGCAATGCTGTTACTCTTCGCTGGGCATGAAACGACTACTTCAATGCTGACTTGGTTGTGCCTGGAGTTAGCCCGTCACCCAGAGGTGCTGCAACGCGCCAGGGAAGAACAGCAGCAGCTTGCGTCTAGGGGAGGGGTGAATTTAGAACAATTGGGGCAAATGCCCTATCTAGATCAAATTCTCTGCGAGATTGAACGACTGCATCAGCCCGTCGGGGGTGGTTTTCGCGGTGTCGTCAAACCCTTTGAATTTAATGGCTTTCAGGTTCCAGTTGGGTGGCAGGTGGTGTACTCGATTATCGGGACTCACCAACTCGCAACGGTTTATCCCGAACCAGAGCGTTTCGATCCAGACCGCTTTAGCCCCCAACGGCAAGAACACAAGCAGCGTCCCTTTAGTTTAATTGGTTTCGGTGGTGGGCCACGAATTTGTATTGGAATCGCATTTGCGAAAATGGAGATGAAAATTGTAGCTGCCCACTTACTACGCGGTTATCAGTGGGAACTATTACCGAATCAACGCTTAGATTCAGTAGAAGTTCCTACCAGCCACCCAAGAGATAAGCTGCGGGTTCGGTTTCAACCGTTGCAAGTGCTATGTGAAACATAG
- the groL gene encoding chaperonin GroEL (60 kDa chaperone family; promotes refolding of misfolded polypeptides especially under stressful conditions; forms two stacked rings of heptamers to form a barrel-shaped 14mer; ends can be capped by GroES; misfolded proteins enter the barrel where they are refolded when GroES binds) yields the protein MAKRIIYNENARRALEKGMDILAEAVAVTLGPKGRNVVLEKKFGAPQIVNDGVTIAKEIELEDHVENTGVALIRQAASKTNDAAGDGTTTATVLAHAIVKEGLRNVAAGANAISLKRGIDKATGFLVERIAEHAKQVEDSKAIAQVGTISAGNDEEVGRMIAEAMDKVGKEGVISLEEGKSMTTELEITEGMRFDKGYISPYFATDMERMEAVLEEPFILLTDKKITLVQDLVPVLEQVARAGRPLIIIAEDIEKEALATLVVNRLRGVLNVAAVKAPGFGDRRKAMLEDIAVLTGGQLITEDAGLKLESTRLEMLGKARRINITKDNTTIVAEGNEAAVKSRCEQIRRQMDETDSSYDREKLQERLAKLAGGVAVVKVGAATETEMKDRKLRLEDAINATKAAVEEGIVPGGGTTLAHLTPQLEEWATANLKNEELTGAMIVSRALAAPLKRIAENAGQNGAVIAERVKEKDFNVGYNAATNEFVDMFEAGIVDPAKVTRSALQNAASIAGMVLTTECIVVDKPEPKDGAPAGAGAGMGGDFDY from the coding sequence ATGGCTAAGCGCATTATTTACAACGAAAACGCTCGTCGCGCCCTGGAAAAAGGGATGGACATCCTAGCTGAAGCAGTGGCTGTCACTCTCGGCCCTAAAGGCCGCAACGTGGTACTAGAGAAGAAGTTTGGCGCACCACAAATCGTGAATGATGGTGTCACCATTGCCAAAGAAATTGAATTAGAAGATCACGTTGAAAACACAGGTGTGGCTTTAATTCGTCAAGCCGCCTCTAAGACCAATGATGCTGCTGGTGATGGCACCACGACTGCAACCGTTCTCGCTCACGCAATTGTAAAAGAGGGCTTGAGAAACGTTGCTGCGGGTGCAAACGCAATTTCCCTGAAGCGTGGGATTGACAAAGCCACTGGCTTCCTGGTGGAAAGAATTGCAGAACACGCCAAACAAGTAGAAGATTCCAAAGCGATCGCTCAAGTTGGAACCATCTCTGCTGGTAACGACGAAGAAGTTGGTCGGATGATCGCCGAAGCGATGGACAAGGTGGGCAAGGAAGGCGTTATTTCCTTGGAAGAAGGGAAATCCATGACCACCGAACTAGAAATCACCGAAGGGATGCGCTTTGACAAAGGCTACATCTCTCCCTACTTCGCTACCGACATGGAGCGGATGGAAGCAGTTCTAGAAGAGCCTTTCATCCTGCTGACTGACAAGAAAATCACGCTTGTCCAAGACTTAGTGCCCGTTCTAGAGCAAGTCGCTCGTGCTGGTCGTCCTCTGATCATTATCGCTGAGGACATCGAGAAAGAAGCGCTGGCAACCCTGGTGGTTAACCGCCTGCGGGGTGTGCTGAATGTGGCTGCTGTTAAGGCTCCTGGTTTTGGCGATCGCCGCAAAGCAATGCTGGAAGACATTGCTGTTCTCACCGGCGGTCAGCTGATCACTGAAGATGCTGGTCTGAAGCTGGAAAGCACCCGGTTAGAAATGCTGGGCAAAGCTCGCCGCATCAACATCACCAAGGACAACACCACAATTGTCGCTGAAGGTAATGAAGCTGCTGTGAAGTCTCGTTGTGAGCAAATCCGCCGTCAAATGGACGAAACCGATTCTTCCTACGACCGCGAGAAGCTGCAAGAGCGTCTAGCTAAGCTGGCTGGTGGCGTCGCCGTCGTCAAAGTGGGCGCGGCTACCGAAACCGAAATGAAAGACCGCAAGCTGCGTCTGGAAGATGCCATCAACGCTACTAAAGCTGCTGTGGAAGAAGGTATCGTTCCTGGCGGTGGCACAACTTTGGCTCACCTGACTCCTCAGTTGGAAGAGTGGGCAACTGCCAACTTGAAGAATGAAGAGTTGACAGGTGCGATGATTGTTTCTCGTGCTTTGGCTGCTCCTCTGAAGCGGATTGCTGAGAACGCCGGTCAGAATGGCGCTGTCATTGCTGAGCGCGTCAAAGAGAAGGACTTCAATGTTGGCTACAACGCCGCGACGAATGAGTTCGTCGATATGTTTGAAGCTGGTATCGTTGACCCCGCCAAGGTAACTCGTTCCGCTCTGCAAAATGCCGCTTCTATCGCTGGTATGGTGCTGACAACCGAGTGCATCGTGGTTGACAAGCCTGAGCCAAAAGATGGCGCTCCTGCTGGCGCTGGCGCTGGTATGGGCGGCGACTTCGACTACTAA
- the groES gene encoding co-chaperone GroES codes for MAAVSLSVSTVKPLGDRVFVKVSAAEEKTAGGILLPDNAKEKPQVGEVVAVGPGKRDDKGTRVELEVSVGDKVLYSKYAGTDIKLGTEEYVLLSEKDILAVVS; via the coding sequence ATGGCAGCTGTATCTCTAAGCGTATCCACTGTTAAGCCACTAGGCGATCGCGTTTTTGTAAAAGTGAGCGCTGCTGAAGAGAAAACCGCTGGTGGAATTCTTCTTCCTGATAATGCCAAAGAAAAGCCCCAAGTAGGGGAAGTCGTCGCTGTGGGACCTGGCAAGCGCGATGACAAAGGCACTCGTGTTGAGTTGGAAGTCTCTGTGGGCGACAAGGTTCTCTACTCCAAGTACGCTGGCACAGACATCAAACTCGGCACAGAAGAGTATGTTCTGCTTTCAGAGAAGGACATTTTAGCAGTCGTTTCATAA